Proteins encoded in a region of the Schistocerca gregaria isolate iqSchGreg1 unplaced genomic scaffold, iqSchGreg1.2 ptg000925l, whole genome shotgun sequence genome:
- the LOC126325479 gene encoding uncharacterized protein LOC126325479: MTSVLGHLQNYTVPQHIESNWNVNPLVLFDTPLQKKTTADNLPIERMLQDEARRCKWLILWLDCDREGENIAYEVIDICTHTNQNLRILRARFSALIPRDIHRALRELASPDQRISDAVDARQEIDLRIGFAFTRFQTTRWRSKFAELSQGPAISYGPCQFPTLGFVVDRYWKHVHFQPEDYWTIRVLIEKQDQVATFLWSRVHLFDHMSCVILYQLMLENPVATITKVEVKPTSKARPYPLTTVQMQKMMAKKFNMSARQAMNIAESLYQHGWISYPRTETDSFAPNFDLRSLVQEQASSSKWGSYAADLIKSKFRLPRSGKHNDRAHPPIYPTKFTDALKDDHARVYEFVVRHFLACCSEDAVGEQAHVEAQIGDETFKCDSLVILQKNYLDVYEMYQGWKEEVIPRFKVGEQHLPKEAKILSKKTTPPPLLKEADLIQLMHQHGIGTDSTIAEHIHTILQRNYVVKKKNELVPTKLGEALVAGYNFVGYRKLNQPQLRAQMESDMQRICTNQAQKADVVKFNIDTYREIFIQLQNKASKLDRALSRYFNPIGTLFKSEQPGFSKCGKCGRQMSLRLLDNDRHSLHCEHCDESFVIPLGKVYAFEHTCPICSYQVVRVLTLKEKMIHVCPYCYNYPPAQFSSKPPDSSIRMLCLACPATNCELSRRARSSDAFVRSCPVCGAKMVLRTSKTNQKKFLACTNYPGCTKILWLPDENIDACEVLQEKCPACSRNGTDSYLVRFRYTAREAFETGRDFETGCLGSCHRPGDIVKEWLRKRNKNWESWETSGSDEFSVSANKETAQVEMKTVGRGNTSLPQHRNKLYAESCGSLSVAENSTKFPDFCSRSASDLAVDRKQQHVDRSSSHKVGVPRRASFSSPFKPTDADKPTSSSVFDEPEPADGQHYCMCGHPALCKVAKTPKNHGRHFYACEVDACNFFLWKEGDQEWDAMKRSVATGSTRRNLSVQKHGRRGSASRKTGSGGTESQYKKSGSRRSKKIL; the protein is encoded by the coding sequence ATGACGTCCGTTCTCGGTCATTTGCAGAACTACACGGTTCCGCAGCACATCGAGTCTAATTGGAACGTGAATCCGTTGGTTTTGTTCGACACTCCGCTCCAGAAGAAGACGACCGCCGACAACTTGCCAATCGAGAGGATGCTGCAGGACGAGGCCCGGAGGTGCAAGTGGCTCATTTTGTGGCTCGACTGCGACCGAGAGGGCGAGAACATAGCGTACGAGGTCATCGACATTTGCACGCACACAAATCAGAATTTGAGGATTTTGCGCGCCCGCTTTTCGGCTCTTATCCCCCGCGACATTCACCGGGCGCTGAGGGAGCTCGCCTCCCCGGACCAGCGCATTTCCGACGCGGTGGACGCCCGACAGGAGATAGATTTGAGGATAGGCTTCGCCTTCACTCGGTTTCAGACGACGCGGTGGAGGAGCAAGTTTGCCGAGCTCTCGCAGGGTCCGGCGATCAGCTACGGTCCGTGTCAGTTCCCGACGCTGGGGTTCGTCGTGGACCGGTACTGGAAGCACGTGCACTTCCAACCGGAGGATTATTGGACGATTCGCGTCTTGATCGAAAAGCAGGACCAAGTCGCGACTTTTCTCTGGTCTCGCGTACACTTGTTCGACCACATGAGCTGCGTCATTCTGTACCAGCTTATGCTGGAGAACCCCGTCGCCACGATCACCAAGGTGGAGGTGAAGCCGACGTCGAAGGCGCGGCCGTATCCGCTCACGACGGTCCAGATGCAGAAAATGATGGCCAAAAAATTTAACATGTCAGCTCGCCAAGCGATGAACATAGCGGAAAGCCTGTACCAGCACGGGTGGATCTCGTATCCCAGAACGGAGACGGACTCTTTCGCGCCCAACTTCGACCTCCGTTCCCTGGTTCAGGAGCAAGCGAGCAGCTCGAAATGGGGATCTTACGCCGCCGATCTGATCAAGAGCAAATTTCGACTTCCTCGCTCCGGAAAACACAACGACCGCGCTCACCCGCCAATTTACCCCACCAAATTCACGGACGCGCTCAAGGACGACCACGCGCGCGTGTACGAGTTCGTGGTTCGACACTTCCTCGCCTGCTGCTCGGAAGACGCCGTAGGCGAGCAAGCGCACGTGGAGGCGCAAATCGGCGACGAGACGTTCAAGTGCGACTCGCTGGTGATCCTTCAAAAGAACTATCTGGACGTGTACGAAATGTACCAGGGCTGGAAGGAAGAAGTGATCCCGCGCTTCAAGGTCGGGGAACAGCACCTGCCCAAGGAAGCCAAAATTTTGAGCAAAAAGACGACTCCGCCTCCGCTGCTCAAGGAGGCCGATCTGATCCAGCTGATGCACCAGCACGGAATCGGGACGGACTCGACCATCGCGGAGCACATCCACACCATCTTGCAGCGGAACTACGTGGTGAAAAAAAAGAACGAGCTGGTTCCCACAAAGCTGGGCGAGGCGCTGGTCGCCGGCTACAACTTCGTCGGGTACCGAAAGTTGAACCAGCCGCAGCTCCGCGCCCAAATGGAGTCGGACATGCAGCGCATTTGCACGAACCAGGCTCAAAAAGCGGACGTTGTGAAATTCAACATTGACACTTACCGAGAAATTTTCATTCAACTTCAAAATAAAGCGAGCAAATTGGACCGCGCGCTGAGTCGCTACTTCAACCCCATCGGGACCCTGTTCAAGAGCGAACAGCCCGGCTTCTCCAAGTGCGGGAAGTGCGGGCGACAGATGTCCCTGCGCCTTCTCGACAACGACCGTCACTCCCTGCATTGCGAACACTGCGACGAGAGCTTCGTGATCCCGCTAGGAAAGGTGTACGCGTTCGAACACACGTGTCCCATTTGCTCCTACCAAGTGGTGCGGGTGCTGACGCTGAAAGAAAAAATGATCCACGTCTGCCCATATTGCTACAACTACCCCCCGGCGCAGTTCTCCTCGAAGCCTCCAGACTCTTCTATCCGCATGCTGTGCCTCGCCTGTCCCGCGACCAACTGCGAGCTCAGTCGGAGGGCGCGCTCCTCGGACGCGTTCGTCCGCAGCTGTCCGGTCTGCGGCGCCAAAATGGTCTTGCGCACCTCGAAGACCAACCAAAAAAAATTTTTGGCGTGCACAAACTATCCCGGTTGTACCAAGATTCTGTGGCTCCCAGACGAAAACATCGACGCCTGCGAGGTGCTGCAGGAGAAATGCCCCGCGTGCAGCAGGAACGGGACCGACAGCTACCTGGTTCGGTTCCGATACACCGCTCGCGAAGCGTTCGAGACCGGACGCGACTTCGAAACGGGGTGTCTTGGCAGCTGCCACCGACCCGGCGACATCGTCAAGGAGTGGCTCCGAAAGCGCAACAAAAACTGGGAAAGTTGGGAAACGTCCGGCTCAGACGAATTCAGTGTCTCCGCAAATAAAGAGACAGCGCAGGTAGAGATGAAGACCGTCGGAAGAGGAAACACGTCGCTGCCACAGCACAGGAACAAATTGTACGCCGAGTCCTGTGGTTCTCTGAGTGTCGCTGAAAATTCAACGAAATTTCCAGATTTTTGTTCTCGCAGCGCTTCTGACCTCGCGGTCGACCGCAAGCAGCAACACGTCGACCGGAGCAGCTCGCACAAGGTCGGCGTTCCTCGAAGGGCGTCCTTCTCGTCGCCCTTCAAGCCCACCGACGCGGACAAGCCAACGTCCTCGTCTGTTTTCGACGAGCCAGAGCCCGCAGATGGACAGCACTACTGCATGTGCGGACACCCGGCGCTGTGCAAGGTGGCGAAGACGCCGAAAAACCACGGGAGACATTTCTACGCCTGCGAGG
- the LOC126325535 gene encoding ras-related protein Rap-1-like, with the protein MPRDFKIVVLGAGGVGKSCLTVQFVQGIFVEKYDPTIEDSYRKLIEVDNEQYMLEILDTAGTEQFTAMRDLYMKNGQGFVLVYSIIAQSTFNDLPELREQILRVKDTDKVPMILVGNKCDLADQRVITSEQGTNLSIRFECKFLEASAKTKTNVDAIFHNLVRQVNQLMPQEKKKKVDRRGGCMLI; encoded by the exons ATGCCTCGTGATTTTAAAATAGTCGTACTGGGCGCAGGTGGT GTGGGCAAGTCGTGCCTTACCGTTCAGTTTGTTCAAGGAATTTTTGTGGAGAAG TATGATCCCACCATAGAAGACTCGTATCGCAAACTTATTGAAGTCGACAACGAGCAGTATATGCTAGAAATATTGGATACGGCCGGTACT GAACAATTCACGGCAATGAGAGATCT CTACATGAAAAATGGACAGGGTTTTGTGCTCGTTTATAGTATTATTGCACAATCTACATTTAACGACTTACCAGAACTTCGAGAGCAAATTTTGCGGGTGAAGGATACGGATAAAGTTCCGATGATTCTCGTGGGAAACAAATGTGACCTCGCGGATCAGCGCGTCATTACATCTGAACAAGGCACCAACTTGTCTATTCGTTTTGAATGTAAATTTCTCGAGGcctctgccaagacgaagaccaaCGTAGATGCCATATTCCACAACTTGGTGCGTCAAGTAAACCAGCTCATGCctcaggagaagaagaagaaggttgacAGACGAGGTGGATGCATGTTAATTTAA
- the LOC126325478 gene encoding peptide deformylase-like, whose protein sequence is MGTLGPRGVLNILRMGHPVLKKHAESFKVEEIKSPQTRHLVQDMKETLYKNRAVGLAAPQIGVSKQLLVFTVPEGVPNLTHVPLTVLFNPKMEFVLKHEIIQMTESCLSVPDWVGKVPRYNNVIINYLDEESQPKRLVATGFVSGILQHEVDHLSGTLYLERLKSVKDLAYKEEWSDHMAEDPTVCWSGTIKFCD, encoded by the exons ATGGGTACACTGGGTCCTCGCGGCGTCCTCAATATCCTTAGAATGGGTCACCCCGTCCTCAAAAAGCACGCGGAGTCCTTCAAAGTTGAAGAAATAAAATCACCCCAAACTCGTCATCTCGTCCAAGACATGAAGGAGACGCTCTATAAGAATCGGGCGGTCGGCCTGGCCGCTCCCCAAATCGGGGTTTCGAAGCAGTTGCTGGTGTTCACTGTGCCTGAGGGCGTTCCGAATCTGACGCACGTCCCGTTGACCGTGCTGTTCAACCCAAAAATGGAGTTTGTCTTGAAACACGAAATTATACAAATGACGGAAAGCTGCTTGTCGGTCCCGGACTGGGTCGGGAAGGTGCCGAGATACAACAACGTCATCATCAATTACCTA GATGAGGAGTCGCAGCCCAAAAGGCTCGTGGCAACCGGATTCGTTTCCGGAATTTTGCAACACGAGGTGGATCACCTGTCCGGGACTCTCTACCTAGAGAGGCTCAAATCAGTCAAGGACCTCGCGTACAAGGAGGAGTGGTCGGACCACATGGCCGAGGATCCGACCGTTTGTTGGAGCGGAACGATAAAGTTCTGCGACTAA